One Halostagnicola kamekurae DNA segment encodes these proteins:
- a CDS encoding potassium channel family protein — protein MRFVIVGYGRVGSRTTRVLSEEGHDVVVVDNDSDRIDRAVGDGFDTVHGDGADEAVLLDAGIDTADAIGTFTPDLNVNFAACMVGAHHGCRTVLRIDEDYRQDIYEKYAADVDEIVYPERLGAAGAKTALLGGDFNVVADLTESLQLTVVEIADGSNAVGKRISELELPGNARIYAHGRATDPLTIPLPGTELASGDEVAIITETESAEEVRTTLSPASS, from the coding sequence ATGAGGTTTGTTATCGTTGGGTACGGTCGCGTGGGATCGCGGACGACGCGCGTTCTCTCGGAGGAAGGACACGACGTCGTCGTCGTCGATAACGATTCCGACCGGATCGACAGAGCCGTCGGCGACGGGTTCGACACCGTCCACGGCGACGGCGCGGACGAAGCGGTCCTACTGGACGCGGGAATCGACACCGCAGACGCCATCGGCACGTTCACGCCCGACTTGAACGTCAACTTCGCAGCGTGCATGGTCGGCGCGCACCACGGGTGTCGAACCGTGTTGCGCATCGACGAGGATTACCGACAGGACATCTACGAGAAGTACGCGGCTGACGTCGATGAGATCGTCTACCCCGAGCGTCTCGGAGCGGCCGGCGCGAAAACCGCGTTGCTCGGCGGCGATTTCAACGTCGTCGCGGACCTCACGGAATCGTTGCAACTCACGGTCGTCGAGATCGCGGACGGCTCGAACGCCGTCGGAAAGCGAATCAGCGAACTCGAGTTGCCCGGCAACGCCCGAATCTACGCCCACGGGCGCGCGACCGACCCGTTGACCATCCCGCTCCCCGGCACCGAACTGGCGTCCGGCGACGAAGTCGCCATCATCACGGAAACCGAGTCGGCGGAGGAGGTCCGAACGACCCTCTCGCCCGCCTCGAGTTAG
- a CDS encoding NCS2 family permease: MGARETIAEFFGFDEYGTDLRTESIAGLTTFLAMAYIIVVNPSILTDAILYNHATGEIQSSTMIQGTEYTANELFQMIAVVTILASVVAMVVMALYANRPFGLAPGMGLNAFFTYTVVLILGVPWELALAAVFVEGVVFIALTAVGARKYVLELFPEPVKFAVGAGIGVYLLFLGLQEIELVVPHDDTFITLGNVLQSPVAALSLVGLTVMLLLYARGVKGSIVIGIVSTAIAGWALTLAGVVQPDVLTPEGSYDSVTNEGIVSMLASVQYDFTPLFWGFVDGLGMITEDPLVFAMVVFTFFFVDFFDTAGTLIGVSQIGGFLDEDGDLPEAEKPLMADAVGTTVGAMIGTSTVTTFIESSTGLEEGGRTGFTTLVVAGFFALSLLIVPLISAIPQYATYLALVVVGIIMLQGVADIDWNHPAWAISGGLTITIMPLTTSISNGLAAGIITYPLVKSAVGEYRDVSLGQWLLAISFIVYFVAYFAVQAGMVAF; this comes from the coding sequence ATGGGGGCACGTGAGACGATCGCGGAGTTCTTCGGCTTCGACGAGTACGGCACCGATCTCAGAACCGAGTCGATCGCGGGACTCACGACGTTTCTGGCGATGGCGTACATCATCGTCGTGAACCCGAGCATCCTCACCGATGCGATCCTCTACAATCACGCTACCGGCGAGATCCAATCGTCGACGATGATACAGGGGACGGAGTACACCGCGAACGAACTCTTCCAGATGATCGCCGTGGTCACCATCCTGGCCTCGGTCGTGGCGATGGTGGTCATGGCACTGTACGCGAACCGGCCGTTCGGACTCGCGCCGGGAATGGGACTGAACGCCTTTTTCACCTACACGGTGGTCCTCATCCTCGGCGTTCCGTGGGAACTCGCGCTCGCTGCGGTCTTCGTCGAAGGGGTCGTCTTCATCGCACTGACCGCCGTGGGCGCTCGGAAGTACGTCCTCGAGTTGTTCCCCGAACCCGTCAAATTCGCCGTCGGCGCGGGGATCGGCGTCTACCTGCTGTTTCTCGGATTGCAGGAGATCGAACTGGTCGTTCCACACGACGATACGTTCATCACGCTCGGAAACGTCCTCCAGAGCCCGGTCGCGGCCCTCTCGCTGGTCGGGCTCACTGTCATGCTCTTGCTGTACGCCCGCGGCGTCAAGGGCTCGATCGTCATCGGCATCGTGTCGACGGCTATCGCCGGCTGGGCGCTGACGCTCGCCGGCGTCGTTCAACCCGACGTGCTCACGCCGGAGGGATCGTACGACAGCGTGACGAACGAGGGGATCGTTTCGATGCTCGCGTCGGTTCAGTACGACTTCACGCCGCTGTTCTGGGGATTCGTCGACGGGTTGGGCATGATCACCGAGGATCCGCTGGTGTTCGCCATGGTCGTCTTCACGTTCTTCTTCGTTGATTTCTTCGACACCGCCGGGACGCTCATCGGCGTCTCCCAGATCGGCGGCTTCCTCGACGAGGACGGCGACCTGCCCGAGGCCGAGAAACCGCTCATGGCCGACGCGGTCGGGACGACCGTCGGCGCGATGATCGGCACCTCCACGGTGACGACGTTCATCGAATCCTCGACCGGCCTCGAGGAGGGCGGCCGAACCGGGTTCACCACGCTGGTCGTCGCCGGCTTCTTCGCGCTCTCGTTGCTGATCGTTCCGTTGATATCCGCGATTCCGCAGTACGCGACCTATCTCGCGCTGGTCGTCGTCGGGATCATCATGCTCCAGGGCGTCGCCGACATCGACTGGAATCACCCGGCGTGGGCGATCTCCGGCGGCCTGACGATCACGATCATGCCGCTGACGACGTCGATCTCGAACGGCCTCGCGGCGGGAATCATCACCTACCCGCTGGTCAAGTCCGCGGTGGGCGAGTACCGCGACGTCTCGCTCGGCCAGTGGCTGCTCGCGATCTCGTTCATCGTCTACTTCGTCGCCTACTTCGCGGTGCAGGCCGGAATGGTCGCCTTCTGA
- a CDS encoding glutaredoxin family protein, whose protein sequence is MADITFYELPGCPFCAKVRTKLEELDLEYDSVEVPQSHAERTEVEEVSGQTGVPVIVDEAHGVDGMHESDDIVAYLEETYN, encoded by the coding sequence ATGGCAGACATCACGTTTTACGAACTGCCCGGTTGCCCGTTCTGTGCGAAAGTCCGAACGAAACTCGAGGAACTCGACCTCGAATACGACTCGGTCGAAGTGCCTCAGTCCCACGCCGAACGCACGGAGGTCGAGGAAGTAAGCGGCCAGACCGGCGTTCCCGTCATCGTCGACGAGGCCCACGGCGTCGACGGTATGCACGAGAGCGACGACATCGTCGCCTACCTCGAGGAGACGTACAACTAG
- a CDS encoding heavy-metal-associated domain-containing protein, producing the protein MEQTTLEVTGMSCNGCEQTVVEALEGLDGVSEATADHESNEVRVEHDPALADAAALGGAIEGAGYSVSA; encoded by the coding sequence ATGGAACAGACGACGCTCGAGGTAACTGGAATGAGTTGCAACGGCTGCGAGCAAACCGTCGTCGAGGCCCTCGAGGGCCTCGACGGGGTCTCCGAGGCGACCGCCGATCACGAATCGAACGAGGTCCGCGTCGAACACGACCCGGCGCTGGCGGACGCGGCCGCGCTCGGCGGTGCGATCGAGGGCGCGGGATACTCCGTGTCGGCGTAG
- a CDS encoding MTH1187 family thiamine-binding protein produces MTVIGFLSTAPVVEDSMSEEVANAVAALEDYDVAYETGPMGTTIEAESTDELFAAAQAAHDAIDADRVSTVFKIDDKRTSDQTARDKVKAVESHLGREAKSDGT; encoded by the coding sequence ATGACAGTCATCGGCTTTCTCAGTACGGCACCAGTCGTCGAAGACAGCATGTCCGAAGAAGTCGCGAACGCCGTGGCGGCGCTCGAGGATTACGACGTCGCGTACGAAACCGGCCCGATGGGAACGACCATCGAAGCCGAATCGACGGACGAACTGTTCGCCGCCGCGCAGGCGGCCCACGACGCTATCGACGCGGATAGAGTCAGCACGGTGTTCAAAATCGACGACAAGCGAACGAGCGACCAGACGGCGCGGGACAAAGTAAAGGCCGTCGAGTCACACCTGGGACGCGAAGCGAAAAGCGATGGAACGTAG
- a CDS encoding HalOD1 output domain-containing protein, whose translation MQTKVHTTDGASDIQYDHANDRYRFEYDPDGSAALTTTVVHALASIADTDVSQGEFSLYDSVDPDALERLFASKADGSGRTDGHVAFTALEHEVYVYADGEIVVFPPESRPRGPAN comes from the coding sequence ATGCAAACGAAAGTTCACACCACTGATGGGGCGAGTGACATCCAGTACGACCACGCGAACGATCGATACCGCTTCGAGTACGATCCCGACGGCAGCGCGGCTTTGACGACGACAGTCGTTCACGCGCTGGCGTCGATCGCGGACACCGACGTCTCGCAGGGGGAGTTCTCCCTGTACGACAGCGTCGATCCGGACGCCCTCGAGCGACTGTTCGCATCGAAAGCTGACGGGAGCGGCCGAACCGACGGTCACGTCGCGTTCACCGCCCTCGAGCACGAAGTATACGTCTACGCCGACGGGGAAATCGTCGTCTTCCCGCCGGAGTCTCGGCCCCGCGGCCCCGCGAACTGA